The sequence CGCGCGCACCACCCCGAGCACGTCGCCGCGCCGCTCATAGATGCGCGCCAGGTTGAGGTGCGGGAAGTGCCGCGGCTCGTAGCGCTTCGCGCCCGTGGCGCGCACCAGCCACGGGACCGCCTCCTCGTCCCTGCCCAGCTCCATCAGGTACACGCCGATGTCGTTATAGGGGTTGCCGAAGTCCGGGTCGCACGCGATGGCGCGCTTGCACTCGGCTATAGCCTCATCGAACCGCTTCTGGAAGGAGTAGACCCAGCCCAGGTAGGTGTGCGCCTCGGCGGTGGGGTGCTCGGCGATGGAAGCCTGGTAAAGCCGGATCGCTCCCTCATGGTCGCCGCCGGCCTGAAGCCGGTAGGCACGCTGCCAAAGCTCGACCGCCTTGACCGGATCACCCATCACCTATCACCTATAATCACCTATCACTCATCACCTATCACCCATCACCCATCACCGGAACAACAATGACCCGCGCCGACGCCATCGCCCTGATGCACGAATACACCCCCTCGGATGCGCTTCGCAAGCACATGTACGCCGTCGAGGCTGCCATGCGCGCCCTCGCCCGCAGGCACGGCGAGAACGAGGAGACGTGGGGGCTCACCGGTCTCCTTCACGACTTCGACTACGAGCGCTTCCCGAATCCCGATCACAGCCCGACGGAGGGCCATCCCGCCGAGGGGTCGCGGATCCTGGCCGAGAGAGGGTACCCGGAGGAGCTGCGACGCGCGATCCTGGGTCATGCATCCTATTTGGGTGTGATGCGCGACACTCTCATGGCCAGGGCGCTGTTCTCGGTGGACGAGCTGTGCGGCTTCCTGGTGGCGTGCGCGTTGGTGAGGCCGAGCCGGAGCCTGTCGGACCTGGAGGTCAGCTCGGTGAAGAAGAAGCTCAAGGACAAGGCCTTCGCCCGGGGAGTGAACCGGGAGGAAGTGAGGCAGGGAGCCGAGGAGCTGGGGGTCCCGCTGGAAGAGCACATCCAGTTCGTTCTCGAGGCGCTCCGGCCGGTGGAGCGGGACCTGGGCCTCGGCTCGGCAGCCTGAGAGTGTCCACTTTACGGGACTCAACAGCCCTAGTGTCATCTGCGTAATACAACCAGTGAAGCAGACGCCGCGCTCGCGACGCGGGCGGCCGCCGGCGACCGGGAGGCGTTCGGGGAGCTGGTGACGCGGTTCCAGGCGGCGGTCCGGCGGGTGACCCGTGCGGTGACGGGTGACGCGCACGACGCCGACGACGCCGCCCAAGACGCGTTCCTGTCGGCGCTGGACCGGATAGAGACGTACGATCCGCGCCGCCCGTTCGGTCCGTGGCTGATGCGGATCGCCGCGAACGCCGCCATCGACCTGTTGCGGCGGCGAACGGTGCGCCGGGCCGACGCGCTCAACGACACGATATCGTCGCCGGGAATCTCGCCCGCGGCGGCGGCGGGGGCGGCTGAGCTGAAGGAGCGTATTGCGACCGCGATGGCGGCGCTGCCCGAGCGGCAGCGGATCGCCGTGACCCTGTTCGATCTGGAAGGGTATCCGCACGCCGAGATCGCGCAGGTCCTGGGCGTGCCGGAAGGCACCGCGCGATCGGACGTATTCCACGGACGGCGCGCACTCAGGAAGGCGCTGGGGATGTACGACCCGGCGACGGAGGAGGACGCATGAAAGACCTGCTGAGGCGATACCTGACGCCCGACGATGACGGCCGCGCGTTCGCCGAGGCCGTGATGCTCCGTGCGAGCGGCGCCCTGCACCGCCGACGTCATGCCGCGGACGCGGGGACGGGCCCGCTCTGGGAGATGCTGGAGCGTTGGGCCCGGCCGTGGGTGGTGGTGGCGCTGATCGGGATCGCGATCGCGGCGTCGGTGCCGGTGCTGCCGACCGGGGGCGCGGCGGGGGAGATGTCGCTGGGCTCCGACGCGCTGCTCGCCTCCGTTGCGCCGGATGCGGACCTCGGCTTCTCGATCGGGAACTAGGAGCGCAGGATGGAGAACAGGTCGAAGGTCTGGGCGGTCGGGCTCCTGCTCGCGATCGGCAGCGCCGGTTTCGCGGGCGGCGCGGCGACCATGAACTACGTGGGTGACCAGCCGCGCCGGCTGCGCAGGCAGTGCAGCTATTCCGGGATGCTTCAACGGGAGCTGCACCTGACGGACGCGCAGCGGGACTCGGTGCGCGCCATCTGGCGCCGCCACCGCGGGGAGTTCCGATCCGCGCTGTCGCCGGTGCAGCCGCGGCTGGACTCCATCCGCATCGGCATCCGCGAGGAGCTACGCGCAATGATGACGGCGGAGCAGCGGGCCGCGTTCGACCGCTTCCAGGAGCGCGAGCGCGCGGAGCGCCAGCGGGCCGACAGCGCCGGCGCGGGACGGGAGAACCGATAGGATGCGCTTCATCGTTCTCATGCTCGCGTCGCTCGCGAGCGGCGCCGCCGCGCAAGAGCCGCGCCGTGTCACTCTCGACGAGGCGTTGCGGCTCGCCTCGCGCAGCCAGCCGGCGATGGTGCAGGCGCGGCAGGACGTGCGCGTAGCCTCGGCCCAGGAGCGCCAGTCGTTCGGCGCCTTCCTGCCGAGCCTCAACGCGAACTTGAGCACGAGCAAGTCGGGCCAGCGCGTCGATGCCACGAGCGGCCAGGTGACGCGCGCCCCGCTGGCGTTCAACGACCAGTACGGGATCTCGGGCAGCCTCGACCTGTTCACGGGCTTTCGCCGTGGCGCCAACCGGCGCGCCGCGGGGGCCACGACGAGCCTGCGCGAGGCGACGCAGCTGCGCCAGGAGTACGCCGTCGCCCTCTCGACGAAGCAGGCCTTCTTCAACGCCCTCGCCGCCGCCGAGCTGGTCGCGGTGGCCGAGACGCGCCTCCGGCGCGCCGACGAGCAGCTCAAGCTCACCGCCGAGAAGCTTCGCCTCGGAGCGACCAC is a genomic window of Gemmatimonadales bacterium containing:
- a CDS encoding tetratricopeptide repeat protein; amino-acid sequence: MGDPVKAVELWQRAYRLQAGGDHEGAIRLYQASIAEHPTAEAHTYLGWVYSFQKRFDEAIAECKRAIACDPDFGNPYNDIGVYLMELGRDEEAVPWLVRATGAKRYEPRHFPHLNLARIYERRGDVLGVVRALGRALDFAPEDRSLRTRFRRMQGMVN
- a CDS encoding sigma-70 family RNA polymerase sigma factor, with amino-acid sequence MRNTTSEADAALATRAAAGDREAFGELVTRFQAAVRRVTRAVTGDAHDADDAAQDAFLSALDRIETYDPRRPFGPWLMRIAANAAIDLLRRRTVRRADALNDTISSPGISPAAAAGAAELKERIATAMAALPERQRIAVTLFDLEGYPHAEIAQVLGVPEGTARSDVFHGRRALRKALGMYDPATEEDA
- a CDS encoding HDIG domain-containing protein is translated as MTRADAIALMHEYTPSDALRKHMYAVEAAMRALARRHGENEETWGLTGLLHDFDYERFPNPDHSPTEGHPAEGSRILAERGYPEELRRAILGHASYLGVMRDTLMARALFSVDELCGFLVACALVRPSRSLSDLEVSSVKKKLKDKAFARGVNREEVRQGAEELGVPLEEHIQFVLEALRPVERDLGLGSAA